One part of the Methylobacterium terrae genome encodes these proteins:
- a CDS encoding polysaccharide biosynthesis/export family protein: protein MNRRALLAGMATTLALGGCLRPEYRTALLDETGTGSVGAAYSLAAGDKLRVIVFGQDNLSNIYAVDGAGRIALPLIGPIKVAGGSTAQAARAIEARLREGFVREPHVTVEVDIYRPFFILGEVTTSGQYPYVSGMTVETAVAIAAGFGPRAARDYAVLTREGPTGLVSGIVPMTYPVRPGDTIVVKERWF from the coding sequence ATGAACCGACGCGCCCTCCTCGCAGGCATGGCGACCACCCTCGCGCTCGGCGGCTGCCTGCGGCCGGAATACCGCACGGCGCTGCTCGACGAGACCGGCACGGGCTCGGTCGGCGCCGCCTACTCGCTCGCCGCGGGCGACAAGCTGCGGGTGATCGTGTTCGGGCAGGACAACCTCTCGAACATTTACGCGGTGGACGGCGCCGGGCGCATCGCCCTGCCGCTGATCGGCCCGATCAAGGTCGCCGGCGGCAGCACGGCCCAGGCCGCCCGCGCCATCGAGGCGCGCCTGCGCGAGGGGTTCGTGCGCGAGCCGCACGTCACCGTCGAGGTCGACATCTACCGGCCGTTCTTCATCCTGGGCGAGGTCACGACCTCGGGCCAGTACCCCTATGTCAGCGGCATGACGGTCGAGACGGCGGTCGCGATCGCGGCGGGCTTCGGCCCGCGCGCCGCCCGCGACTACGCCGTGCTCACCCGCGAGGGGCCGACCGGCCTCGTCTCCGGCATCGTTCCGATGACCTACCCGGTCCGGCCCGGCGACACGATCGTCGTCAAGGAGCGCTGGTTCTGA
- a CDS encoding glycosyltransferase family 4 protein: MAASHRRLAADTAPSDAAPTPRAADAPRERILHVFRAPVGGLFRHVVDVARLQAQAGHAVGLFCDASTGGARAEAALAELTPHLALGVTRVPMRRNPHPSDLAALAALSRLVGRAVPTVLHGHGSKGGLFARLAPVGPRARPVRAYTPHGGSFNYRPGTPLHRLYMRAEGLLTRRTDVFLFESDYIAGRYRAYVGPTDRLVRVVHNGIGAAEFAPIVASSDPFDLVYIGELREAKGVPVLFEALARLRREQGRRLTLLVVGSGPDEAALRARVAALGLARDVQFEPPQPIRAALSRATVMVVPSLAESLPYVILEAAAGAQPLVSTDVGGIPEIFGPAAPALVPPRDAAALAGAILRKIDQDPEERRGEAAALSAFVRCRFSMNRMAEDGLAGYAAARDRRG, translated from the coding sequence GTGGCCGCCTCCCATCGTCGCCTCGCCGCAGACACCGCCCCGTCGGACGCCGCGCCGACGCCCCGGGCGGCGGATGCCCCGCGGGAGCGGATCCTGCACGTGTTCCGCGCCCCGGTCGGCGGCCTGTTCCGCCACGTGGTCGACGTCGCGCGGCTGCAGGCGCAGGCCGGCCACGCGGTCGGCCTGTTCTGCGACGCGAGCACCGGCGGCGCCCGGGCCGAGGCGGCCCTCGCCGAGCTGACGCCGCACCTCGCCCTCGGCGTCACCCGGGTGCCGATGCGCCGCAACCCGCATCCGAGCGACCTCGCGGCGCTCGCCGCGCTCTCCCGCCTGGTGGGCCGCGCCGTGCCCACCGTGCTGCACGGGCACGGCTCCAAGGGCGGCCTGTTCGCCCGCCTGGCGCCGGTCGGGCCGCGGGCGCGCCCGGTCCGGGCCTACACGCCGCACGGCGGCAGCTTCAACTACCGCCCCGGGACGCCGCTGCACCGCCTCTACATGCGGGCGGAGGGCCTGCTCACCCGCCGCACCGACGTGTTCCTGTTCGAGAGCGACTACATCGCCGGGCGCTACCGGGCCTATGTCGGGCCGACCGACCGGCTGGTGCGGGTGGTGCACAACGGCATCGGCGCGGCGGAGTTCGCCCCGATCGTCGCGAGCTCCGACCCGTTCGACCTCGTCTATATCGGCGAGCTGCGCGAGGCGAAGGGCGTGCCGGTGCTGTTCGAGGCCCTGGCGCGCCTGCGCCGGGAGCAGGGGCGGCGCCTGACCCTCCTGGTCGTCGGCTCGGGGCCGGACGAGGCCGCCCTGCGCGCGCGCGTCGCCGCCCTCGGCCTCGCGCGGGACGTGCAGTTCGAGCCGCCCCAGCCGATCCGCGCCGCCCTGAGCCGCGCCACCGTGATGGTGGTGCCCTCGCTCGCCGAATCGCTGCCCTACGTGATCCTCGAGGCGGCCGCGGGGGCCCAGCCCCTGGTCTCGACCGACGTCGGCGGCATCCCGGAGATCTTCGGCCCCGCCGCCCCCGCGCTGGTGCCGCCGCGCGACGCCGCGGCGCTGGCCGGGGCGATCCTGCGCAAGATCGACCAGGATCCGGAGGAGCGCCGCGGCGAGGCGGCGGCGCTCAGCGCCTTCGTCCGCTGCCGCTTCTCGATGAACCGGATGGCCGAGGACGGGCTCGCCGGCTACGCCGCGGCGCGGGACCGGCGCGGCTGA
- a CDS encoding undecaprenyl-phosphate glucose phosphotransferase, whose product MSAFDVRDILKTVAAGQSGREAVPPAETVAPVRPDPVVSPVVFTGCVRAVEFVLVALAGLCAQRWLLAGIVPLHLGYVAAILGLAALNVLVLQALGAYGIRAFRAFFSVGARVVLGWSLVMLVAATVLFFAKIGDQYSRLWLFSVYGGGLALMVTERLVLSMVVSAQMRRGRFDRRVAVVGGGEPAEALIRAIEAQGDSGLKVVGLFDDRNDGRSADVVAGYPKLGTVSDLVTYARRTKVDLIVFTLPISAEARILQMLAKLWVLPVDIRLSAHASKLRLRPRSYSYLGSVPVLDVFDRPIADWDVVVKGVFDRVVGAILLVLLSPVMLAVGLAVKLTSPGPVFFRQKRHGFNNEVIDVYKFRSMYTDQCDHAAAKVVTKGDPRVTRVGRFIRKSSLDELPQLINVVKGDLSLVGPRPHALQAKAANTLYDQVVDGYFARHKVKPGMTGWAQINGWRGETDTNEKIQRRVEHDLYYIENWSVFFDLQILAMTPLALFKTENAY is encoded by the coding sequence ATGAGTGCGTTCGACGTCCGCGACATCCTGAAGACCGTGGCGGCCGGGCAGTCCGGCCGCGAGGCGGTGCCGCCCGCCGAGACGGTGGCGCCGGTGCGGCCGGATCCGGTCGTCTCGCCGGTGGTGTTCACCGGCTGCGTCCGGGCGGTCGAGTTCGTCCTCGTCGCGCTCGCCGGCCTGTGCGCCCAGCGCTGGCTGCTCGCCGGGATCGTGCCGCTGCATCTCGGCTACGTCGCGGCGATCCTGGGTCTTGCCGCCCTCAACGTGCTGGTGCTCCAGGCGCTCGGCGCCTACGGCATCCGGGCGTTCCGGGCCTTCTTCAGCGTCGGCGCCCGGGTGGTGCTCGGCTGGTCGCTGGTGATGCTGGTCGCCGCCACCGTGCTGTTCTTCGCCAAGATCGGCGACCAGTACTCGCGGCTGTGGCTGTTCAGCGTCTACGGCGGCGGCCTGGCGCTCATGGTCACCGAGCGCCTCGTGCTGTCGATGGTGGTGAGCGCCCAGATGCGGCGCGGCCGCTTCGACCGGCGCGTCGCCGTGGTCGGCGGGGGCGAGCCGGCCGAGGCCCTGATCCGGGCGATCGAGGCGCAGGGCGATTCCGGCCTCAAGGTGGTCGGCCTGTTCGACGACCGCAACGACGGCCGCTCCGCCGACGTGGTCGCCGGCTACCCGAAGCTCGGCACCGTCAGCGACCTCGTCACCTATGCCAGGCGCACCAAGGTCGACCTGATCGTGTTCACGCTGCCGATCTCGGCCGAGGCGCGCATCCTGCAGATGCTGGCCAAGCTCTGGGTCCTGCCGGTCGACATCCGCCTCTCGGCCCACGCCTCGAAGCTCCGGCTTCGCCCGCGCAGCTACTCCTATCTCGGCTCGGTGCCGGTGCTCGACGTGTTCGACCGCCCGATCGCCGACTGGGACGTGGTGGTCAAGGGCGTGTTCGACCGCGTGGTCGGCGCGATCCTGCTCGTCCTGCTCTCGCCGGTGATGCTGGCGGTGGGGCTCGCCGTGAAGCTCACCTCGCCGGGCCCGGTCTTCTTCCGCCAGAAGCGCCACGGCTTCAACAACGAGGTCATCGACGTCTACAAGTTCCGGTCGATGTACACCGACCAGTGCGACCACGCCGCCGCCAAGGTCGTCACCAAGGGCGACCCGCGGGTGACCCGGGTCGGCCGCTTCATCCGAAAGAGCTCGCTCGACGAACTGCCCCAGCTCATCAACGTGGTGAAGGGCGACCTGTCGCTCGTCGGGCCGCGCCCGCACGCCCTCCAGGCCAAGGCCGCCAACACCCTCTACGACCAGGTCGTCGACGGCTACTTCGCCCGCCACAAGGTGAAGCCCGGGATGACCGGCTGGGCCCAGATCAACGGCTGGCGCGGCGAGACCGACACCAACGAGAAGATCCAGCGCCGGGTCGAGCACGACCTGTACTACATCGAGAACTGGTCGGTCTTCTTCGACCTCCAGATCCTGGCGATGACCCCGCTGGCGCTGTTCAAGACCGAGAACGCGTACTGA
- a CDS encoding curlin repeat-containing protein, with amino-acid sequence MRGLGVLANLGLQGGSGFPAGLGILAGLAAGLVAGAVHAQALSVTQMRQANVYGVIQVGPQVRPTTVTQTGQSNMAGIMQAGANPRAGIAQTGRTNSAFIGQYETVLPRGSLRMP; translated from the coding sequence ATGAGAGGGCTGGGCGTCTTGGCCAATCTGGGCCTTCAGGGCGGATCGGGCTTTCCCGCCGGGCTGGGCATCCTGGCCGGGCTGGCGGCGGGCCTCGTCGCGGGCGCGGTTCACGCGCAGGCGCTGAGCGTCACGCAGATGCGCCAGGCCAACGTCTACGGCGTGATTCAGGTCGGCCCGCAGGTCAGGCCGACGACCGTCACGCAGACGGGCCAGTCGAACATGGCCGGGATCATGCAGGCCGGTGCGAACCCGCGTGCCGGCATCGCACAGACCGGCCGCACCAACTCCGCCTTCATCGGCCAATACGAGACCGTCCTGCCGCGGGGCAGCCTGCGCATGCCGTGA
- a CDS encoding CsgG/HfaB family protein — translation MRRMRGLALGLSLLGLPAGLGACARYDYTGSLGIRPAVGTLTNTGQELATLPPAPAAPLNVAVYDFQDLTGQNKSSVRVGFPEFSRAITQGASAILVDALKTAGQGCWFNVVERGYLDSLLRERKLIQDTYAFLKRDPKDLIDPLRFAEYIVTGGVVSYDSPTQAASGSVLFGGYGGGLNQSKDLVTVNLRLVRVRDGVVVTSINASRPIVTAGANASVTRVLGRRILDAQVAASFQEAVQTAVREAIEASVYELVRQGSARGIWMRKVPASPTPAPDKTPTARAPRKPDDAPRRGETAPAPIRTGTLAPAGRLAELRRSDVASPAVN, via the coding sequence ATGAGACGGATGCGCGGGCTCGCTCTCGGACTCTCGCTGCTGGGCCTGCCGGCAGGCCTCGGCGCCTGCGCGCGCTACGACTACACCGGATCGCTCGGGATCCGTCCGGCGGTCGGCACCCTGACCAATACGGGCCAGGAGCTCGCCACCTTGCCTCCGGCCCCGGCCGCGCCGCTGAACGTCGCGGTCTACGACTTCCAGGACCTGACGGGCCAGAACAAGTCGTCGGTCCGGGTCGGCTTCCCGGAATTCTCCCGCGCCATCACGCAGGGTGCCTCGGCGATCCTCGTCGACGCGCTCAAGACCGCCGGCCAGGGCTGCTGGTTCAACGTCGTGGAGCGCGGCTACCTCGACAGCCTGCTGCGGGAGCGCAAGCTGATCCAGGACACCTACGCCTTCCTCAAGCGCGATCCCAAGGACCTGATCGACCCCCTGAGGTTCGCCGAGTACATCGTCACCGGCGGCGTCGTCTCCTACGATTCGCCGACCCAGGCGGCATCGGGCAGCGTGCTGTTCGGCGGCTACGGCGGCGGCCTCAACCAGAGCAAGGACCTCGTCACCGTCAACCTGCGCCTCGTGCGCGTGCGCGACGGCGTCGTGGTCACCTCGATCAACGCCTCGCGCCCGATCGTGACCGCGGGGGCGAATGCCAGCGTCACCCGCGTCCTCGGCCGCCGCATCCTCGACGCCCAGGTGGCGGCGAGCTTCCAGGAGGCGGTGCAGACCGCCGTGCGCGAGGCGATCGAGGCCAGCGTCTACGAGCTCGTCCGCCAGGGCAGCGCCCGCGGCATCTGGATGCGCAAGGTGCCCGCCTCCCCCACACCTGCTCCCGACAAGACGCCGACGGCGCGCGCACCGCGCAAGCCGGACGACGCGCCGCGCCGCGGCGAGACCGCGCCCGCCCCGATCCGGACCGGGACGCTGGCGCCGGCCGGCCGCCTGGCCGAACTCAGGAGAAGCGACGTCGCGAGCCCGGCGGTGAACTGA
- the erpA gene encoding iron-sulfur cluster insertion protein ErpA produces the protein MTPITLTSRAARRINEIMGSEPPGSMLRISVNGGGCSGFQYAFDIAQDRTDDDLAVEQDGATVLVDPTSLPYMEGATIDFVNDLIGQSFKIENPQATASCGCGTSFSL, from the coding sequence ATGACCCCGATCACCCTGACGTCCCGCGCCGCCCGCCGCATCAACGAGATCATGGGCTCCGAGCCGCCCGGCTCTATGCTGCGCATCAGCGTGAATGGCGGCGGCTGCTCCGGGTTCCAGTACGCCTTCGACATCGCGCAGGACCGCACCGACGACGACCTGGCGGTGGAGCAGGACGGCGCCACGGTCCTGGTCGATCCGACCTCGCTCCCGTACATGGAGGGCGCGACGATCGACTTCGTCAACGACCTGATCGGCCAGTCGTTCAAGATCGAGAACCCGCAGGCCACCGCCTCCTGCGGCTGCGGCACCTCGTTCTCCCTCTAG
- a CDS encoding DUF3750 domain-containing protein, with protein MLLALAWLARTVVLALLLLFLLPLATHALWWWSRDDLAPDWATADWSSARLLPAAAAAPEATVRIYAARVGRWRGIFAHHTWIVVKEAGAPRYTRYDVVGWGLPVRTDAYAADARWFGNPPQVVLALDGEAAARAVPRIREAVAAYPYRKAGSYSAWPGPNSNTFVAHVLRAVPELQVALPPTALGKDYPERPIARTPSRTGFQLSARGYLGLTLGWVEGIEVNVLGAVAGLDLRRPALKLPGWGRIGMDPAGATETLIAPTASS; from the coding sequence ATGCTCCTCGCCCTGGCCTGGCTCGCGCGCACGGTCGTGCTCGCGCTTCTCCTCCTGTTCCTGCTGCCGCTCGCCACCCACGCCCTGTGGTGGTGGAGCCGCGACGACCTCGCGCCCGACTGGGCCACCGCCGACTGGTCGAGCGCGCGGCTCCTGCCCGCCGCGGCGGCTGCACCGGAGGCGACCGTGCGGATCTACGCCGCCCGGGTCGGGCGCTGGCGGGGCATCTTCGCCCATCACACCTGGATCGTCGTCAAGGAGGCCGGCGCCCCGCGCTACACCCGCTACGACGTGGTCGGCTGGGGCCTGCCGGTGCGCACCGACGCCTACGCGGCCGACGCGCGCTGGTTCGGCAACCCGCCGCAGGTGGTGCTCGCCCTCGACGGCGAGGCGGCGGCGCGCGCCGTGCCGCGCATCCGCGAGGCGGTCGCGGCCTATCCCTACCGGAAGGCGGGCAGCTACAGCGCCTGGCCGGGGCCGAACTCCAACACCTTCGTGGCCCACGTGCTGCGGGCGGTGCCGGAACTCCAGGTCGCGCTGCCGCCGACGGCTCTGGGCAAGGATTACCCGGAGCGCCCGATCGCCCGGACCCCGAGCCGCACGGGGTTCCAGCTCTCGGCCCGGGGCTATCTCGGCCTCACCCTCGGCTGGGTCGAGGGGATCGAGGTCAACGTGCTCGGCGCGGTGGCGGGGCTCGACCTGCGCCGCCCGGCCCTGAAGCTGCCGGGCTGGGGCCGCATCGGCATGGACCCGGCCGGCGCGACCGAGACGCTGATCGCCCCGACCGCGAGCAGCTGA
- a CDS encoding tellurite resistance TerB family protein, translating to MAEVKRVLDALVRSRRGGLAASAALGGLALLTGLALRATQREAPAGTAGKPAGTPVEAGALSDDDATLCLRIMVAASAADGVIDARERERLDAAVAESGLDLAGRQWLARELEDPATIDEIADRVRDPETGARVYAAARLAIDPDTMQERTFLRMLAEALDLDENAVARVETGLAA from the coding sequence ATGGCCGAGGTGAAGCGGGTGCTGGACGCCCTGGTGCGCAGCCGCCGCGGTGGGCTCGCGGCTTCCGCCGCCCTCGGCGGCCTGGCGCTGCTCACCGGGCTCGCCCTGCGGGCGACGCAGCGCGAGGCGCCGGCCGGCACGGCCGGGAAGCCCGCCGGCACCCCTGTCGAGGCCGGCGCGCTCAGCGACGACGACGCGACGCTCTGCCTGCGCATCATGGTGGCGGCCTCGGCCGCCGACGGGGTGATCGATGCCCGCGAGCGCGAGCGCCTCGACGCGGCGGTGGCCGAGTCCGGCCTCGACCTCGCCGGCCGGCAATGGCTCGCCCGCGAGCTCGAGGATCCGGCGACGATCGACGAGATCGCCGACCGGGTGCGGGATCCCGAGACCGGCGCCCGCGTCTACGCCGCGGCCCGCCTCGCCATCGATCCCGATACGATGCAGGAGCGCACCTTCCTGCGGATGCTCGCCGAGGCCCTCGACCTCGACGAGAACGCGGTCGCCCGGGTCGAGACCGGCCTCGCGGCCTGA
- a CDS encoding DUF1206 domain-containing protein, whose product MHAAGRHALELLARLGYGARGVTYCLVGGLAVLAAIGVGGQTGGSRSALLILLERPFGWILLGIVAFGLAAFALWRVVEAITDADAYGRSAKGLATRAGHLVSGVTYGGLGASMMTAALGRGTARQAEDQGARDWTAWLLQQPLGQWLVGAVGLIVIGAGLAFAWKAWKGDVCKRLSVPHDARDWVRHVGRFGYAARALTFGLIGGFLIAAALASRSSEVKGLGGALQTLRGEPYGWVLLGLTAAGLAAFGVFGLVQARYRRIEPPDLDAARRAVKDIAG is encoded by the coding sequence ATGCACGCCGCCGGCCGGCACGCCCTCGAACTGCTCGCCCGCCTCGGCTACGGCGCCCGCGGCGTCACCTACTGCCTCGTCGGCGGCCTCGCGGTGCTGGCGGCGATCGGCGTCGGCGGCCAGACCGGGGGCAGCCGCAGCGCGCTCCTGATCCTGCTCGAGCGGCCCTTCGGCTGGATCCTGCTCGGGATCGTCGCGTTCGGGCTTGCCGCCTTCGCGCTGTGGCGGGTGGTCGAGGCGATCACCGACGCCGATGCTTACGGCCGCTCGGCCAAGGGGCTGGCGACCCGGGCCGGCCACCTCGTCAGCGGCGTGACCTATGGCGGCCTCGGCGCCTCGATGATGACGGCGGCACTCGGGCGCGGCACCGCCCGCCAGGCGGAGGACCAGGGCGCCCGCGACTGGACCGCCTGGCTCTTGCAGCAGCCTTTGGGCCAGTGGCTCGTCGGCGCGGTCGGGCTGATCGTGATCGGCGCCGGCCTCGCCTTCGCGTGGAAGGCCTGGAAGGGCGACGTGTGCAAGCGCCTGTCGGTGCCGCACGACGCCCGCGACTGGGTGCGCCATGTCGGCCGCTTCGGCTACGCCGCCCGGGCGCTGACCTTCGGGCTGATCGGCGGCTTCCTGATCGCGGCGGCGCTCGCCAGCCGGTCGAGCGAGGTCAAGGGCCTCGGCGGCGCCCTGCAGACCCTGCGCGGCGAACCCTACGGCTGGGTGCTGCTCGGCCTCACCGCGGCCGGCCTCGCCGCCTTCGGGGTGTTCGGCCTCGTCCAGGCCCGCTACCGCCGCATCGAGCCGCCGGACCTCGACGCGGCGCGCCGGGCCGTGAAGGATATCGCGGGATAG
- a CDS encoding DUF3237 domain-containing protein: MDAPLPLRTEFLFRMSLTVGAPQAVGPSRGTDLRVVPVTGGTVSGPRLTAEVLPGPAGDWLRVEPDGTTHLDVRLTLRASGGALVYCHYTGLRAGPPEVLARLGRGEAVAPEDYYFRTALHFETGAPDLAWLTRILAVGVGQRLPQGPVYDVYGVM, encoded by the coding sequence ATGGACGCGCCGCTGCCGCTTCGCACCGAGTTCCTGTTCCGCATGAGCCTCACGGTCGGCGCGCCGCAGGCCGTCGGCCCCTCCCGCGGCACCGACCTGCGGGTGGTGCCGGTGACCGGAGGCACCGTCTCCGGCCCGCGCCTCACCGCCGAGGTGCTGCCCGGTCCCGCCGGCGACTGGTTGCGTGTCGAGCCCGACGGCACCACGCATCTCGACGTGCGCCTGACCCTGCGGGCCTCAGGCGGCGCCCTCGTCTACTGCCACTATACCGGCCTGCGCGCCGGCCCGCCGGAGGTGCTGGCCCGCCTCGGCCGCGGCGAGGCGGTGGCGCCGGAGGATTATTATTTCCGCACGGCTCTCCACTTCGAGACCGGGGCGCCGGATCTCGCCTGGCTCACCCGGATCCTTGCCGTGGGGGTGGGGCAGCGGCTGCCGCAGGGGCCGGTCTATGATGTGTATGGCGTGATGTAG
- a CDS encoding DUF6602 domain-containing protein — protein MSDNANKNPNNDLNDYNESDLNLSKKRYELNVLGLFQADAGDIAASRVRARYLHKGGNIRSAGDEVESAVREYYRRRLPTDYSVHHGHFLDKNLSLSSQMDLIIADASRFPIFFRGQEGMEYVPYEGVYAFGEIKSSLTNANIIDFVNQTNIIFNKLQRANVSNGYIDTFCMNEHGGITVYPRPERGDIYRFIFGVTSKTFNVNKCLEDLCNTDPRFAPNAICMLDKGIITSARAWKADSRVDVVYVHPQKKRDPIRDDQVDGWAFIEPENDYKEGSTLFYAYALLLEHLKNAVLLPANYLDYMEGFFGRTTRFMAGNRRNND, from the coding sequence GTGTCGGATAACGCCAATAAAAATCCAAATAACGATCTTAATGATTATAATGAATCCGATCTTAATTTGAGCAAAAAGAGATACGAGCTTAATGTTCTTGGCTTATTCCAGGCGGACGCCGGAGATATCGCTGCATCTCGTGTGCGTGCTCGATATCTTCATAAAGGCGGTAACATAAGGAGTGCTGGAGACGAGGTTGAGTCTGCCGTCAGAGAGTACTATCGGCGCAGGCTTCCCACGGATTATTCTGTACACCACGGCCACTTTCTTGATAAAAATCTTTCTCTTAGTTCTCAAATGGATTTGATTATTGCCGATGCTTCTCGATTTCCGATTTTCTTTAGAGGGCAGGAAGGAATGGAGTATGTGCCGTATGAAGGTGTTTATGCCTTTGGGGAAATAAAATCCTCTTTGACAAATGCAAATATAATAGATTTTGTAAATCAAACAAATATTATATTTAATAAATTACAGAGGGCAAATGTCTCTAATGGATATATAGATACATTTTGCATGAACGAACATGGCGGTATTACTGTTTACCCGCGACCAGAGAGGGGAGATATTTATAGATTTATATTTGGCGTTACGAGCAAGACTTTTAATGTGAATAAATGTTTAGAGGATCTTTGCAATACTGACCCTAGATTTGCTCCTAATGCGATCTGCATGCTCGATAAAGGGATAATAACTTCGGCTAGAGCATGGAAGGCTGATAGTCGCGTAGATGTAGTTTATGTGCATCCTCAGAAAAAGCGCGACCCAATAAGGGATGATCAGGTTGATGGTTGGGCTTTTATTGAACCAGAAAATGACTACAAAGAAGGATCAACATTGTTTTATGCGTATGCACTTTTACTTGAGCATCTAAAAAATGCCGTTTTGCTGCCTGCAAACTACCTTGATTATATGGAAGGATTTTTTGGGCGCACTACAAGATTTATGGCCGGAAACCGAAGAAATAATGATTAG
- a CDS encoding pyridoxal phosphate-dependent aminotransferase, producing MPVVVPAFSRIGEENAFAVLARATALAQAGRDVINLGIGQPDMPTPPHVVEAAVKALHDGHHGYTPATGILPLREAVARDLDRRLGVQVSPDSVMIVPGGKVTMFMAILMFGEPGAEILYPDPGFPIYRSMIEFTGATPVPVPIREENGFAFSAEETLSLITPRTRLLILNSPANPTGGVTPKAEIDTLVAGLAAHPDVTIMSDEIYGTMTYDGERHHTLLAYPEIRDRLIYLDGASKTYAMTGWRLGWSVWPAPFYDAARKLAVNSFSCVNAATQWAGIAALDGPQDCVAAMMAEFDRRRLLVVEGLNRLPGVSCITPKGAFYAFPNIAETGWKAKALASALLEEAGVATIGGPDFGVHGEGYLRLSYANSAENISKALERIGSFLEGNRRC from the coding sequence ATGCCCGTCGTCGTCCCCGCCTTCTCGCGCATCGGGGAGGAGAACGCCTTCGCGGTGCTCGCCCGCGCCACGGCGCTCGCCCAGGCGGGCCGCGACGTGATCAATCTCGGCATCGGCCAGCCCGACATGCCGACCCCGCCCCACGTGGTCGAGGCGGCGGTGAAGGCCCTCCACGACGGTCACCACGGCTACACGCCGGCGACCGGCATCCTGCCCCTTCGCGAGGCGGTGGCCCGCGACCTCGACCGGCGCCTCGGCGTCCAGGTCTCGCCCGACAGCGTGATGATCGTGCCGGGCGGCAAGGTCACCATGTTCATGGCGATCCTGATGTTCGGCGAGCCGGGGGCCGAGATCCTGTACCCGGATCCGGGCTTCCCGATCTACCGCTCGATGATCGAGTTCACCGGCGCGACGCCGGTCCCGGTGCCGATCCGCGAGGAGAACGGCTTCGCCTTCTCGGCCGAGGAGACGCTCTCGCTCATCACCCCGCGCACCCGCCTGCTGATCCTCAATTCCCCCGCCAACCCGACCGGCGGCGTCACCCCGAAGGCCGAGATCGACACGCTCGTCGCCGGCCTCGCCGCGCATCCCGACGTGACCATCATGTCGGACGAGATCTATGGCACGATGACCTATGACGGCGAGCGCCACCACACGCTGCTCGCCTATCCGGAGATCCGCGACCGGCTGATCTACCTCGACGGCGCGTCCAAGACCTACGCGATGACCGGCTGGCGCCTCGGCTGGTCGGTCTGGCCGGCGCCGTTCTACGACGCCGCCCGCAAGCTCGCGGTGAACTCGTTCTCCTGCGTCAACGCCGCGACGCAGTGGGCGGGCATCGCGGCCCTCGACGGGCCGCAGGATTGCGTCGCCGCGATGATGGCCGAGTTCGACCGTCGCCGCCTCCTGGTGGTCGAGGGGCTGAACCGGCTGCCGGGCGTCTCCTGCATCACCCCGAAGGGCGCGTTCTACGCCTTCCCGAACATCGCCGAGACCGGCTGGAAGGCCAAGGCGCTCGCCTCGGCGCTCCTGGAGGAAGCCGGCGTCGCGACGATCGGCGGGCCGGATTTCGGCGTGCACGGCGAGGGGTATCTGCGCCTGTCCTACGCCAATTCGGCGGAGAACATCTCAAAGGCGCTAGAGCGAATCGGAAGCTTCCTGGAGGGGAACCGGCGCTGTTAG